A portion of the Flavobacterium limnophilum genome contains these proteins:
- a CDS encoding glycoside hydrolase family 43 protein produces the protein MTNIKTSFFCVLIFILLTSTAAFAQNTNKDKVASDAKAVNIPEGYSKNLHWNLLLDSIGSNGSTINWKSSKPEYISNDGKLLKRSPRKAKKIKVTMTATVTAGTAKTKKAFDILVAYPDQELQGYLFTYFEGSGPRTSDEQIRFGASVDAVNWFALNNNQPIIDSEKISGTGGIRDPHILRGEDEKSFYMVATDMNTAKNGWAHNPGIVMLQSDNLIDWKHSFIDLEKSYPVKFANIQWVWAPQTIYDPAADKYLVYFTVKYKDDLKLDFYCAYANKDFSGFESEPKLMFSPKYGAIDGDIIYKDGTYHFFFKGNTKDENGKETKNGIRQAIGKTLQGSWTENFNYLDAYSDKKIVVEGSSIFKLNQSDSYVLMYDLYTNHRYEFQRTKDLYQFTPTPESFTKNFYPRHGSVIGITVEEAKRLNEKWGGVPENLLKTK, from the coding sequence ATGACAAACATAAAAACCAGCTTTTTTTGCGTTCTAATATTCATTCTTTTGACGTCAACGGCAGCTTTTGCTCAAAACACTAATAAAGACAAAGTAGCTTCCGATGCAAAAGCAGTAAACATTCCCGAAGGCTATTCCAAAAATCTGCATTGGAATTTGTTGCTCGATTCCATTGGTTCGAATGGCTCGACCATTAATTGGAAATCCAGTAAACCAGAATACATTTCAAACGACGGAAAACTATTGAAGCGCTCTCCTCGAAAAGCCAAAAAAATCAAGGTGACAATGACCGCCACAGTTACAGCAGGAACGGCAAAAACCAAAAAAGCATTTGATATTTTGGTGGCTTATCCCGACCAAGAATTGCAAGGTTATTTGTTTACCTATTTCGAAGGTTCAGGCCCAAGAACAAGCGACGAGCAAATCCGCTTTGGGGCCAGTGTCGATGCGGTCAATTGGTTTGCGTTGAACAATAACCAACCTATTATTGATTCTGAAAAAATATCGGGAACAGGCGGAATTCGGGATCCCCATATTTTGAGGGGCGAGGACGAAAAAAGTTTTTACATGGTCGCCACCGATATGAATACCGCAAAAAATGGCTGGGCACACAATCCCGGAATCGTGATGCTGCAATCCGATAATTTGATTGATTGGAAGCATTCGTTTATTGACCTCGAAAAAAGTTATCCAGTCAAGTTTGCCAATATCCAATGGGTTTGGGCACCCCAGACTATTTATGATCCAGCTGCCGACAAGTATTTGGTTTATTTTACCGTTAAATACAAAGACGACTTGAAACTCGATTTTTATTGTGCTTATGCCAACAAAGATTTCAGCGGTTTTGAAAGTGAACCGAAACTGATGTTCAGTCCCAAATACGGAGCTATAGACGGCGATATTATCTATAAAGACGGTACGTATCATTTCTTTTTCAAAGGAAATACCAAGGACGAAAACGGAAAAGAAACCAAAAACGGAATCCGTCAAGCCATTGGAAAAACGCTTCAAGGGTCTTGGACTGAAAATTTCAACTATTTGGATGCCTATTCCGACAAGAAAATCGTGGTTGAAGGTTCAAGTATTTTCAAATTGAATCAGTCCGATTCTTATGTATTGATGTATGATTTATATACCAATCACCGATACGAATTTCAACGAACCAAAGATTTATACCAGTTCACGCCAACACCCGAATCGTTTACCAAAAATTTCTATCCCCGTCACGGAAGCGTAATTGGAATAACGGTGGAAGAAGCCAAACGCCTTAACGAAAAATGGGGCGGCGTTCCGGAAAATTTATTGAAAACCAAATAA
- a CDS encoding glycoside hydrolase family 43 protein, which translates to MKKLKSLIVFSFLLFVGTSVLAQKTKVPKEKDMGAYLMVYFKDNTHGLYMALSKDGYSFTDVNNAKPIIAGDTIAEQKGIRDPYIYRAPDGMFYLALTDLHIYAQKEGYRTTEWERDGKQYGWGNNRGLVLMKSPDLIHWSHCILRVDEAFPELADIGCAWAPELVYDDKKQKTMIYFTMRFGAGVNKVYYAYMNKDFTKMETLPKSIFEYPEGKEYIDADITKIGNKYHMLFASHNGGAHIEQAISDSINTNYQLDPKRVDPEKVGCEAPTIFKRIGENKWVLIYDIYRIDPHNFGFSETSDFVNFTNLGHFNEGVMKTTNFSVPKHPAVIQITKKEAQKLAKKWNCKIKF; encoded by the coding sequence ATGAAAAAATTAAAATCCCTTATTGTTTTTAGTTTTCTGCTTTTTGTCGGCACTTCGGTTTTGGCACAAAAAACCAAAGTTCCTAAAGAAAAAGATATGGGAGCATATCTAATGGTCTATTTTAAAGACAACACCCACGGTTTGTATATGGCCTTGAGCAAAGACGGTTACAGTTTTACCGATGTCAACAATGCCAAACCCATCATAGCCGGTGATACGATTGCCGAACAAAAGGGAATTCGGGATCCATATATTTACCGAGCACCTGATGGAATGTTTTATTTGGCTTTGACCGATTTGCATATTTATGCCCAAAAAGAAGGTTATCGCACAACCGAATGGGAACGCGACGGCAAGCAATACGGCTGGGGAAACAACCGTGGATTGGTGTTGATGAAATCGCCCGATTTGATTCATTGGTCACATTGCATACTCCGTGTGGACGAGGCTTTCCCGGAATTGGCAGACATTGGTTGCGCATGGGCTCCAGAATTGGTCTATGACGACAAAAAGCAAAAAACGATGATTTACTTTACGATGCGTTTTGGCGCAGGTGTAAACAAAGTCTATTATGCTTATATGAACAAGGATTTTACGAAAATGGAAACCCTTCCAAAATCTATTTTTGAATATCCAGAAGGTAAAGAATACATCGATGCCGATATTACAAAGATTGGTAACAAATATCACATGCTTTTTGCCTCGCACAATGGAGGCGCACATATTGAGCAAGCCATTTCTGATTCTATAAATACCAATTATCAATTAGACCCAAAACGTGTTGATCCTGAAAAAGTAGGTTGCGAAGCGCCAACCATTTTCAAAAGAATTGGCGAGAATAAATGGGTGTTGATTTATGATATTTACCGCATCGACCCGCATAATTTTGGGTTTAGCGAAACTTCCGATTTTGTCAACTTTACAAACTTGGGACACTTTAACGAAGGTGTTATGAAAACCACCAATTTTTCTGTACCCAAACATCCAGCGGTAATACAAATCACGAAAAAAGAAGCCCAAAAATTGGCTAAAAAGTGGAACTGCAAAATAAAATTTTAA
- a CDS encoding alpha-L-arabinofuranosidase C-terminal domain-containing protein encodes MKHNLISKITLCGLLFTGLFANAQKTTLEVDVAKTVTKIQPTMFGLFFEDINFAADGGLYAEMVKNRSFEFEKPLMGWEQPNTKRLSLNKQSGYATPITILENKTNPNFCRVLVNDDKGYAIINEGFRGMGVKKDAKYNLSLKAANYEGAIKKIIIQFIDKDKKVLGETSIIPTSNDWKSYSTQFTATQTEAKANLKITFEGTGTIDLDMISLFPEDTWKNRKNGLRKDLVQLLYDMKPGFLRFPGGCIVEGRTLADRYQWKNSVGAIENRKTMINRWNMEFPKKQAPDYFQSFGLGFFEYFQLSEDIGAAALPVLSCGMACQYNTGELTPIDELDPYVQDALDLIEFANGSEATPWGKLRSDMGHPKPFNLKYIGVGNEQWGPDYIERYKVFEKAIKAKYPKIIIVSGSGPSPDGEYFEYGMQELKKLNAELVDEHYYKSPQWFRDNATRYDNYDRKGPKVFAGEYAAQSTTAGNTYNTNTWECAFSEAAFMTGLERNAEVVHLTSYAPLMAHEEAWQWSPDMIWFNNLEAYGSANYQVQKLFALNKGTDLLNITKEGKPLTGQNNLYASAVKDANTKEIIVKLVNTAATPQEVSVDLKGSKLESKGTAITLVSANLTDENSFAAPVKISPTTSEYKLKGDKAPMSLPAYSVTVLKLKLK; translated from the coding sequence ATGAAACACAATCTTATTTCTAAAATCACGCTGTGTGGTTTATTGTTTACCGGCCTTTTTGCCAATGCCCAAAAGACCACATTGGAAGTTGACGTTGCCAAAACCGTTACCAAAATCCAGCCAACGATGTTCGGTCTGTTTTTTGAAGACATCAATTTTGCTGCCGATGGAGGATTGTATGCCGAAATGGTTAAAAACCGTTCTTTCGAATTTGAAAAACCGTTGATGGGATGGGAACAACCCAATACCAAAAGACTTTCTTTGAACAAGCAATCGGGTTATGCAACACCCATTACTATATTGGAGAATAAAACCAATCCTAATTTTTGCAGGGTTTTGGTTAATGACGACAAAGGATATGCCATCATCAACGAAGGATTCAGGGGAATGGGAGTCAAAAAAGATGCGAAATACAATCTTTCGTTGAAGGCAGCCAATTACGAGGGCGCCATCAAAAAAATAATTATCCAATTTATCGACAAAGACAAAAAAGTGTTGGGAGAAACCAGCATCATTCCCACATCGAACGATTGGAAATCCTATTCCACACAATTCACGGCGACTCAAACCGAAGCCAAAGCCAATCTTAAAATCACTTTCGAAGGAACGGGAACCATCGACTTGGACATGATTTCCTTGTTTCCGGAAGACACTTGGAAGAACAGAAAAAACGGCTTGCGCAAAGATTTAGTCCAGCTTTTGTATGACATGAAACCGGGGTTTTTGCGTTTTCCGGGCGGTTGCATTGTTGAAGGAAGAACATTGGCAGACCGTTACCAATGGAAAAATTCGGTGGGAGCCATCGAGAATAGAAAAACGATGATTAATCGTTGGAATATGGAGTTTCCCAAAAAACAAGCACCAGATTATTTCCAAAGTTTTGGATTGGGATTTTTCGAGTATTTCCAACTTTCAGAAGACATTGGCGCAGCAGCCTTGCCGGTGTTGAGTTGTGGAATGGCTTGCCAATACAACACGGGTGAATTAACACCAATTGACGAATTAGATCCTTACGTACAAGATGCTTTGGACTTGATTGAATTTGCCAACGGATCGGAAGCGACGCCTTGGGGAAAACTTCGTTCGGATATGGGACATCCAAAACCGTTCAACCTGAAATACATTGGTGTTGGAAACGAGCAATGGGGGCCTGATTACATCGAAAGGTATAAAGTTTTTGAAAAAGCCATTAAAGCAAAATATCCAAAAATCATCATCGTTTCCGGAAGTGGCCCTTCGCCGGACGGAGAATATTTTGAATATGGAATGCAGGAACTCAAAAAGTTGAACGCCGAATTGGTGGACGAACATTATTATAAAAGTCCACAATGGTTCAGGGACAATGCCACGCGTTATGACAACTACGACCGAAAAGGACCTAAAGTATTCGCAGGGGAATATGCTGCCCAAAGCACAACAGCTGGTAATACATACAACACCAACACTTGGGAATGTGCTTTCTCTGAAGCCGCTTTCATGACCGGATTGGAAAGAAATGCCGAAGTGGTTCATCTAACTTCTTATGCTCCATTGATGGCACACGAAGAAGCTTGGCAATGGTCGCCCGACATGATTTGGTTCAACAATTTGGAAGCTTATGGTTCGGCTAATTATCAGGTGCAAAAGTTGTTTGCGCTTAATAAGGGAACCGATTTGTTGAACATTACCAAAGAAGGAAAACCGCTAACAGGACAAAATAATCTCTATGCTTCGGCCGTTAAAGATGCCAATACCAAGGAAATCATTGTAAAATTGGTCAACACGGCAGCAACACCACAAGAAGTTTCGGTTGATTTGAAAGGAAGTAAATTAGAGTCCAAAGGAACCGCAATAACACTTGTCAGTGCGAATTTAACTGACGAAAACTCTTTTGCCGCTCCGGTAAAAATAAGCCCGACAACAAGCGAATATAAATTGAAAGGCGACAAAGCACCAATGAGTTTGCCAGCTTATTCCGTTACCGTTTTGAAGTTGAAACTGAAATAA
- a CDS encoding glycoside hydrolase family 127 protein yields the protein MTPTSIQKSLCFGLIFLLSSTIFGQSAKLESFPLSSVRLLESPFKAAQQTDLKYILSLDADRLLAPYFKEAGLETKAINYPNWENTGLDGHIGGHYLSALSEMYAATGNQQIKERLDYMLDGLEKCQQKNGNGYIGGVPGSKVLWEDISKGKIDAGSFSLNGKWVPWYNIHKVYAGLVDAYILTKNEKAKKMLIQLSDWCLTLTANLSDKQIQEILRSEHGGMNEVFADVAGITGDKKYLTLAQKFSHKVILDPLLENKDVLNGMHANTQIPKVIGFMRVAEVSGDKDWANAANFFWNTVVNNRTISIGGNSVREHFNPSTDFSSMLESREGPETCNSYNMLKLSKHLFLADPSSKYMDYYERTTYNHILSSQHPDGGFVYFTPIRPRHYRVYSEAQQSFWCCVGSGLENHGKYGELIYAHDKQNLYVNLFIPSILNWKEKGITLTQNTKFPFEEQSSITLTLKKPRQFAIKFRYPSWVEEGKMKIKVNNKEISFAKDLNSYVSIERKWKTGDVISIILPMQNKTEQLPDKSDWVSFVHGPIVLAAITDTTDLKGLIADDSRMGHIASGAIYPIEDAPLLVSNNSNLASSLKLVENKPVTFSASDIIYQEKYKNLRLVPFFQIHDARYMIYWPYTTKEKLPEIQKAMKEREEAQMKLEAITIDLVTAGEQQPESDHNFKGEKTDTGMFKERHYRNGKGSFSYDLKNTLLEAHKLRVTYFGADKNKNFDIYVNEVLVATLNMDGSEGNQFIDKIIELPAAILDGKPKILQVQFKAKPNSSITGIYEVRLLR from the coding sequence ATGACACCCACAAGTATTCAAAAATCACTTTGCTTCGGATTGATATTCCTTTTAAGTAGTACAATTTTCGGACAGTCTGCTAAATTGGAAAGTTTCCCGTTATCCTCCGTTCGCTTGCTCGAAAGTCCGTTCAAAGCGGCGCAACAAACGGATTTGAAATATATTTTATCCCTTGATGCCGACCGATTATTGGCTCCCTATTTCAAGGAAGCAGGATTGGAAACCAAGGCCATAAACTATCCCAATTGGGAAAATACCGGTTTAGACGGTCATATTGGCGGGCATTATCTTTCGGCTTTGTCCGAGATGTATGCCGCAACGGGAAACCAGCAAATCAAGGAAAGATTGGATTATATGCTCGATGGTCTCGAAAAATGCCAACAGAAAAACGGGAACGGCTATATTGGCGGTGTTCCCGGAAGTAAAGTCTTGTGGGAAGATATTTCCAAAGGAAAAATCGATGCCGGAAGTTTTTCATTGAATGGAAAATGGGTTCCTTGGTACAACATCCATAAAGTATATGCCGGATTGGTGGATGCTTACATTTTGACCAAAAATGAAAAAGCCAAAAAAATGCTCATCCAACTTTCGGATTGGTGTTTGACGCTTACCGCAAATTTATCCGATAAACAAATTCAAGAAATCTTGCGCAGCGAACACGGCGGAATGAATGAAGTTTTTGCCGACGTGGCAGGGATTACAGGCGATAAAAAATATTTGACTTTGGCCCAAAAATTCTCCCACAAAGTTATTTTGGATCCGCTTTTGGAAAATAAAGATGTTCTAAACGGAATGCACGCCAATACCCAAATCCCTAAAGTAATCGGTTTTATGCGTGTTGCCGAAGTTTCAGGAGATAAGGATTGGGCGAATGCCGCCAACTTTTTTTGGAATACTGTCGTGAATAACCGAACCATTTCAATAGGAGGAAATAGCGTGCGGGAACACTTTAATCCTTCTACCGATTTTTCCTCAATGTTGGAATCCAGAGAAGGTCCAGAAACCTGCAATAGCTATAATATGCTGAAGTTAAGCAAGCATTTATTTCTTGCCGATCCTTCGTCAAAATATATGGATTATTACGAGCGCACGACTTACAACCATATCCTGTCGTCCCAACATCCCGATGGTGGTTTTGTATATTTCACGCCCATTCGCCCACGTCATTATAGAGTGTATTCGGAAGCGCAACAATCTTTTTGGTGTTGTGTGGGTTCGGGTCTGGAAAATCACGGAAAATATGGCGAACTTATTTATGCCCACGACAAGCAAAATCTGTATGTGAACCTTTTTATTCCTTCGATCCTGAATTGGAAAGAAAAAGGAATCACGCTTACGCAAAATACCAAGTTCCCGTTTGAAGAACAATCTTCCATCACGCTGACATTAAAAAAACCACGGCAATTTGCCATTAAATTCCGTTACCCTTCTTGGGTGGAAGAAGGCAAAATGAAAATCAAGGTCAACAACAAGGAAATTAGTTTTGCAAAAGACCTGAATTCCTATGTTTCCATTGAACGAAAATGGAAAACAGGCGACGTGATTTCGATAATTTTACCAATGCAAAACAAAACCGAACAACTTCCCGACAAATCAGATTGGGTTTCTTTTGTTCACGGCCCAATCGTGTTGGCAGCCATTACCGACACCACGGATTTAAAAGGATTAATAGCCGATGACAGCCGAATGGGGCACATTGCCAGCGGAGCAATTTACCCCATTGAAGACGCTCCTTTGTTGGTTTCCAACAACTCGAATTTGGCTTCATCATTAAAATTGGTAGAGAATAAACCGGTTACTTTTTCGGCTTCGGATATCATTTATCAGGAGAAATACAAAAACCTGCGATTGGTTCCGTTTTTCCAAATTCACGATGCGAGATACATGATTTATTGGCCTTATACAACCAAAGAAAAATTGCCAGAAATTCAAAAAGCGATGAAAGAAAGAGAAGAAGCGCAAATGAAATTGGAAGCAATTACTATTGATTTGGTTACTGCCGGCGAACAACAACCGGAATCCGACCATAATTTCAAAGGCGAAAAAACCGATACCGGAATGTTTAAAGAACGTCATTACCGAAACGGAAAAGGTTCGTTCAGTTATGATTTGAAAAACACTCTTTTAGAAGCTCATAAATTGCGCGTCACCTATTTTGGTGCCGACAAGAATAAAAATTTCGACATTTATGTCAATGAAGTTTTGGTAGCAACCCTAAATATGGACGGATCTGAAGGAAATCAATTTATTGACAAGATAATCGAACTTCCTGCAGCGATTCTTGATGGAAAACCTAAAATTTTGCAAGTACAATTTAAGGCAAAACCCAATTCGAGTATTACGGGAATTTATGAGGTACGATTGTTGAGGTAG
- a CDS encoding TIM-barrel domain-containing protein: MKQRSLILCCLLFAVQLFAQNYQKTALGLKTKLQSIDVEVQFYSPSIVRVLKSPQGVAFKKESLSVNKKPQETKFTIQQKGDVVSMKSEKLKVDVDLKSGKISYYTLAGVALLKETESGATFTDFDDAGSKTYGINQLFTLDNDEAIYGLGQQQRGKLSLRDAKINMVQGNTDDYVPFLVSTKGYGLFWDNYSPTTFEDKPDSTSFKSEVGDCIDYYFMVGGNIDGSIAGMRELTGQAPMFPLWTFGYWQSKERYKSQNELVGVVSKYRELGVPIDGIIQDWQYWGNNYLWNAMDFLNPEFPNPKKMVDDIHDMNAHVIISIWNSFGPQTKQFREMQPKGMLLNFGTWPQSGLEAWPPNRDYPSGVQPYDPYNPEARDIYWRYLNKGLFSVGIDGWWMDSSEPDHLDFKPSDFDLKTYLGSFRKVRNAFPLMTVGGVSEHQRAASSDKRIFILTRSAFAGQQRYGANTWSGDVNSSWQSLRNQIPAGLNFSMSAIPYWNTDIGGFFAGAYKKGWGDGTKNPSFQELYVRWLQFGAFTPMMRSHGTDIPREIYNFGKKGETIYDAIAKTIDLRYSLLPYIYSTAWDITNSQSTMMRALVMDFNDKKVVEMNNEYLFGKSILVAPVVNAQYTPETIVKSNEETGWNKNNDANGAKAQAVTFTQAKSTKVYLPGGTVWYDFWTNEKIKGGQEIEKTTTIDEIPLYIKAGSIIPFGPQVQYAMEKKWDNLEIRVYPGTNGEFTLYEDENDNYNYEKGAFSTITFKWNDKAQTLTIAKRKGSFNGMLKNRIFNIVLVNKKKGTGATITSKFNKTIIYNGKAISVKL, from the coding sequence GTGAAACAAAGAAGCCTAATTTTATGTTGCCTACTATTTGCAGTACAATTATTTGCTCAAAATTATCAGAAAACGGCTTTGGGTCTAAAAACCAAACTTCAGTCCATTGATGTTGAAGTTCAGTTCTACAGTCCAAGTATTGTTCGTGTTTTAAAATCACCCCAAGGAGTCGCTTTCAAAAAAGAAAGCCTATCCGTAAACAAAAAACCGCAGGAAACAAAATTTACAATCCAACAAAAAGGAGACGTCGTTTCGATGAAAAGCGAAAAATTGAAAGTGGATGTTGATTTAAAATCGGGTAAAATATCGTATTACACACTTGCAGGAGTTGCACTTTTAAAGGAAACAGAATCAGGAGCAACCTTTACTGATTTTGATGATGCAGGATCTAAAACCTATGGCATCAATCAATTATTTACACTAGATAATGACGAGGCTATTTATGGTCTGGGGCAACAACAGCGAGGTAAATTGTCTTTGCGTGACGCAAAAATCAACATGGTGCAAGGCAACACGGACGACTATGTTCCTTTCCTAGTTTCTACAAAAGGGTACGGATTGTTCTGGGATAATTATTCTCCGACTACTTTTGAAGACAAACCCGACAGTACTTCATTCAAATCGGAGGTTGGCGATTGCATTGATTATTATTTTATGGTGGGCGGAAATATTGACGGATCCATTGCGGGTATGCGGGAACTTACCGGACAAGCTCCAATGTTCCCATTATGGACATTTGGTTATTGGCAAAGTAAAGAACGATACAAAAGCCAAAATGAATTGGTAGGCGTTGTGAGTAAATACCGTGAACTGGGTGTTCCTATTGATGGAATTATTCAGGATTGGCAATATTGGGGCAACAATTACCTGTGGAATGCCATGGACTTCCTCAACCCCGAATTCCCAAACCCAAAAAAAATGGTGGATGATATTCACGACATGAATGCACACGTAATTATTTCTATTTGGAATTCATTTGGACCACAAACCAAGCAATTCCGAGAAATGCAACCCAAGGGTATGCTTCTAAATTTTGGCACATGGCCTCAATCAGGATTGGAAGCTTGGCCGCCAAATCGGGACTATCCATCAGGTGTTCAGCCTTATGATCCTTACAATCCAGAAGCTCGCGATATCTATTGGAGGTATTTGAACAAAGGTCTTTTTTCTGTGGGAATAGATGGTTGGTGGATGGATTCATCAGAACCAGATCATCTGGATTTCAAACCTTCCGATTTTGATTTAAAAACCTATCTAGGCTCATTCCGTAAAGTACGCAATGCTTTCCCGTTGATGACGGTAGGAGGAGTTTCAGAACACCAACGTGCAGCAAGTTCGGACAAACGCATTTTTATCCTTACCCGCTCAGCATTTGCCGGACAGCAACGTTACGGAGCCAATACATGGTCAGGCGACGTGAATTCATCTTGGCAATCGTTACGCAACCAGATACCCGCTGGTCTGAACTTTTCGATGAGTGCTATTCCTTATTGGAATACTGATATTGGTGGTTTTTTTGCAGGTGCGTACAAAAAAGGATGGGGTGACGGAACCAAGAATCCATCGTTTCAAGAATTATATGTTCGCTGGCTTCAGTTTGGTGCATTTACTCCCATGATGCGTTCACATGGTACAGATATTCCTAGAGAAATATATAATTTTGGAAAAAAAGGCGAAACAATCTATGATGCGATAGCCAAAACAATCGATTTGCGTTATTCACTCTTGCCATACATTTACTCTACTGCTTGGGATATTACGAATAGTCAATCCACCATGATGCGTGCTTTGGTAATGGATTTTAATGACAAGAAAGTGGTAGAGATGAACAATGAGTATCTATTTGGTAAATCAATATTGGTTGCACCAGTTGTTAATGCCCAATATACTCCGGAAACTATTGTAAAATCAAACGAAGAAACAGGTTGGAATAAAAATAATGATGCCAATGGTGCTAAAGCACAAGCGGTTACTTTTACTCAAGCTAAATCAACAAAAGTGTATTTGCCAGGAGGAACGGTTTGGTATGACTTCTGGACAAACGAGAAAATCAAAGGAGGTCAGGAAATAGAAAAAACAACAACTATCGATGAAATTCCTTTGTATATTAAAGCAGGAAGTATAATTCCTTTTGGTCCCCAAGTGCAATATGCTATGGAGAAAAAATGGGATAATTTAGAAATTCGTGTTTACCCTGGAACCAATGGTGAATTCACTTTATACGAAGATGAAAACGACAATTACAATTATGAAAAAGGAGCCTTTTCGACAATTACATTCAAATGGAATGATAAAGCACAAACACTGACTATTGCTAAAAGAAAAGGAAGTTTCAATGGGATGTTGAAAAATAGAATATTTAATATAGTACTTGTAAATAAGAAAAAAGGAACAGGAGCAACTATCACTTCTAAATTCAATAAAACAATAATCTACAACGGAAAAGCAATATCCGTAAAACTATAA
- a CDS encoding family 43 glycosylhydrolase translates to MKNIFLILITLLLSANSYSQKDTLNAPKAVLPNVYADPHIAAFGKKFYIYPTTDGSEGWKSTSFTCWSSKDLVKWNYEKVILDLPKDISWAKERAWAPAIAFKNGKYYYYFSADVNIGVAVSDKPTGPFKDALGVPLAKKGMLKGQMIDPMVFVDDDGSAYLYFGQGNCNIVKLNEDMISYDASKIVSIKPKGYNEGSFVFKRNGKYYLMWSEFDTRDPRYSVAYATSDSPLGPFAKAEGFPVLKGKGIVKGAGHHSVVKVPGKDEWYIAYHRFKIPDGNGYNRETCISPMRFDKDGNILPVDVFEKVEPVKIKGK, encoded by the coding sequence ATGAAAAACATCTTTCTGATTCTAATAACGCTCTTGCTTTCTGCAAATTCTTATTCTCAAAAGGATACTTTGAACGCACCCAAAGCGGTGTTGCCAAATGTTTACGCCGATCCACATATTGCTGCTTTCGGCAAAAAATTCTACATTTATCCCACGACTGATGGTTCCGAAGGATGGAAATCCACGAGTTTTACTTGTTGGTCTTCCAAGGATTTGGTAAAATGGAATTACGAAAAAGTAATTCTGGATTTACCCAAAGACATCAGCTGGGCCAAAGAACGCGCTTGGGCTCCAGCGATAGCTTTCAAAAACGGGAAATATTATTATTATTTCTCGGCCGACGTAAATATTGGCGTGGCGGTTTCCGACAAACCAACCGGGCCTTTCAAAGATGCGTTGGGAGTGCCGTTGGCCAAAAAAGGAATGCTCAAAGGACAAATGATTGACCCAATGGTTTTTGTGGACGATGATGGCTCGGCTTATTTGTACTTTGGTCAAGGCAATTGCAATATCGTAAAACTAAACGAGGATATGATTTCGTATGATGCCTCCAAAATTGTTTCCATCAAACCAAAAGGCTACAACGAAGGTTCCTTCGTGTTCAAAAGAAACGGAAAATATTACCTGATGTGGTCGGAGTTTGACACCCGTGATCCAAGATATTCAGTAGCTTATGCCACTTCCGATTCGCCTTTGGGGCCTTTTGCAAAAGCGGAAGGTTTCCCGGTTTTGAAAGGTAAAGGGATTGTAAAAGGTGCCGGACATCATTCGGTGGTGAAAGTTCCCGGCAAAGACGAATGGTACATTGCCTACCACCGTTTCAAGATCCCTGACGGAAATGGCTACAATCGCGAAACCTGTATTTCGCCAATGCGATTTGACAAGGATGGAAATATTTTGCCGGTGGATGTTTTTGAAAAAGTGGAACCCGTAAAAATTAAAGGGAAGTAA
- a CDS encoding DUF4256 domain-containing protein, with protein MENKKHLSPEQRSTLISVLKERFDKNKNRHKNLEWAKIQAKLEANPEKLWSLNEMERTGGEPDVAGYDTNTNEYLFYDCSAESPKDRRSVCYDHEALEARKENKPKNSAVAMASEMGIELLTEEQYRELQQLGNFDSKTSSWIKTPADIRKLGGAIFTDFRYGTVFVYHNGAESYYAARGFRGLLRV; from the coding sequence ATGGAAAACAAAAAACATTTGTCCCCAGAACAACGCTCAACACTAATCAGCGTTCTGAAAGAACGTTTTGACAAAAACAAAAACCGCCACAAAAACCTTGAATGGGCTAAAATACAAGCAAAGCTCGAAGCCAATCCCGAGAAACTGTGGTCGCTAAATGAAATGGAAAGAACGGGCGGCGAACCCGATGTTGCAGGTTATGACACCAACACGAACGAATACCTTTTTTATGATTGTTCGGCAGAAAGTCCCAAAGACCGCAGAAGCGTTTGTTATGACCACGAAGCATTGGAGGCAAGAAAAGAAAATAAACCAAAAAACAGTGCTGTTGCAATGGCATCTGAAATGGGTATTGAACTTTTAACGGAAGAACAATACCGAGAATTGCAGCAACTGGGCAATTTCGACTCCAAAACATCTAGTTGGATAAAAACTCCTGCCGATATTAGAAAACTGGGTGGCGCCATTTTTACGGATTTTCGTTATGGCACTGTTTTCGTGTATCACAACGGTGCGGAATCTTATTATGCTGCCAGGGGATTCCGTGGATTGTTAAGAGTTTAA